One genomic segment of Pandoraea thiooxydans includes these proteins:
- a CDS encoding PLP-dependent aminotransferase family protein translates to MASRLSSVLWNQLFQLSAHSGMSLQGQIRQMLVSAILDEQLQPGVPVPSSRELADQLNVARNTVVLAYQQLVDEGYLIARERRGYFVNADMLQGRVARPADAPAPRVALERPGGPAWEPRFMSRPSRQRNIVKPSDWQKYEFPFIYGQFDPALFPTADWRECCMKALSVMEIRDWAPDMIARDDESLIQQVRTRVLPRRGVWANADEIVLTNGAQQALYLVADLLMSPRTTVGMENPGYPDARNIFSMRTPRLVGFPVDEGGLPVSATLGECDYVYITPSHQCPTTTTMPLERREALLALAEKKDFVLIEDDYESENNFSGTPNPALKSLDRNNRVIYVGSLSKSFAPGLRLGYIVAPAELVSELRALRRLMVRHPSAFIQRSFALFLSLGHHDALLRRLAHAYSQRAEALGEALRRHLPEARFVPVAGGASCWVQGPAGLDASLLARQAESHGILIEPGDVFFMGDHPQRDCFRLGFSSIRVDKIDAGIERLGALVRAQLSGK, encoded by the coding sequence ATGGCGAGCCGGCTTTCATCGGTGCTGTGGAACCAGTTGTTCCAGTTGTCGGCCCACAGTGGCATGAGCCTGCAAGGCCAGATTCGCCAGATGCTGGTGTCGGCGATTCTCGACGAGCAGCTGCAGCCCGGCGTGCCGGTACCGTCGAGCCGGGAGTTGGCCGACCAGCTCAACGTCGCGCGCAACACGGTGGTGCTTGCCTATCAGCAATTGGTGGACGAGGGTTATCTGATCGCGCGCGAGCGGCGCGGCTACTTCGTCAATGCCGACATGCTGCAGGGGCGGGTGGCCCGGCCGGCCGACGCCCCCGCGCCGCGCGTCGCCCTCGAGCGGCCGGGCGGGCCGGCGTGGGAGCCGCGTTTCATGTCGCGGCCTTCGCGCCAGCGCAATATCGTCAAGCCATCCGATTGGCAGAAGTACGAATTTCCCTTCATTTACGGTCAGTTCGATCCCGCCCTGTTTCCGACCGCCGACTGGCGCGAGTGCTGCATGAAGGCGCTCTCGGTCATGGAGATTCGCGATTGGGCGCCTGACATGATCGCGCGAGACGATGAATCGCTGATCCAGCAAGTGCGCACGCGCGTGCTGCCGCGCCGCGGTGTCTGGGCCAACGCCGATGAAATCGTCCTGACCAACGGCGCGCAGCAGGCGCTCTATTTGGTGGCCGATCTATTGATGTCGCCACGTACCACGGTGGGCATGGAAAACCCCGGCTATCCGGACGCGCGCAACATCTTCAGCATGCGCACGCCGCGCCTGGTCGGCTTTCCGGTGGACGAGGGCGGCTTGCCGGTGAGCGCCACGCTGGGCGAATGCGACTACGTCTACATCACGCCCAGCCATCAATGCCCGACCACCACCACGATGCCGCTGGAGCGGCGCGAGGCCTTGCTGGCGCTGGCCGAGAAAAAAGACTTCGTGCTGATCGAGGACGATTACGAGAGCGAGAACAATTTCTCCGGTACGCCCAACCCCGCGCTCAAGAGCCTCGATCGCAACAATCGCGTGATCTACGTCGGCAGCCTGTCGAAATCGTTCGCACCGGGCCTGCGCCTCGGCTACATCGTCGCGCCCGCCGAACTGGTCAGCGAATTGCGCGCGCTGCGCCGTCTGATGGTGCGCCACCCGTCGGCCTTCATTCAGCGCTCGTTCGCGCTGTTTCTCTCGCTCGGGCATCACGACGCGCTGCTGCGCCGGCTCGCGCATGCCTATTCGCAACGCGCCGAGGCGCTCGGCGAGGCATTGCGCCGGCATTTGCCCGAGGCGCGCTTCGTGCCGGTGGCCGGCGGCGCCTCGTGCTGGGTGCAGGGGCCTGCGGGGCTCGACGCCAGCCTGCTGGCGCGTCAGGCCGAATCGCATGGCATCCTGATCGAGCCGGGCGATGTGTTCTTTATGGGGGATCACCCGCAGCGCGATTGCTTCCGGCTCGGTTTTTCGTCGATCCGGGTCGACAAGATCGATGCCGGCATCGAGCGCCTCGGCGCGCTGGTCAGAGCGCAACTGTCGGGCAAGTAG
- a CDS encoding LolA family protein: protein MLPIAMTLAMLAAPPADPLGAAQARFAALGSYEVTIRSSGDRRGAEVIHYLYRRPDHVRMEFDQPHHGAVIVYDPASRRAVVWPFGQGHFPRLVLSPGNPLIRGARGQRIDQSSVGALLASAQALQAEGKTSLEGQTMVGTQHTWHVVVTGAGNAEVAGGIHRYDLWLATGSLFPVKVQSRDVAGQLLESVRFDDVRLNVPLAARLFDPRAKPAGAPAAVAVPSTQRARN, encoded by the coding sequence ATGCTGCCGATCGCCATGACCCTGGCCATGCTCGCCGCGCCGCCGGCCGACCCGCTCGGTGCAGCCCAGGCCCGTTTTGCAGCACTCGGCAGTTACGAGGTGACGATCCGTTCGTCGGGCGACCGGCGGGGAGCCGAAGTGATTCATTACCTCTACCGCCGCCCCGATCATGTACGCATGGAATTCGACCAGCCGCACCACGGTGCCGTCATCGTCTACGACCCCGCATCACGGCGCGCCGTGGTGTGGCCGTTCGGCCAGGGACATTTCCCGCGCCTGGTGCTCAGCCCCGGCAATCCACTGATTCGCGGCGCGCGCGGCCAGCGGATCGACCAGTCGAGCGTCGGCGCGCTGCTGGCCAGTGCCCAGGCGCTGCAAGCCGAGGGAAAGACATCGCTGGAAGGCCAGACCATGGTCGGCACGCAGCACACCTGGCATGTGGTGGTGACCGGCGCCGGTAACGCCGAAGTGGCCGGCGGCATTCATCGCTACGATCTGTGGCTCGCCACCGGCTCGCTGTTTCCGGTCAAGGTCCAGAGTCGCGATGTCGCGGGTCAACTGCTGGAGTCGGTGCGCTTTGACGACGTGCGCCTGAATGTGCCGCTCGCGGCGCGGCTGTTCGACCCGCGGGCCAAACCGGCCGGCGCGCCCGCCGCCGTCGCGGTGCCGTCGACGCAACGCGCGCGCAACTGA
- a CDS encoding ABC transporter permease subunit encodes MNTLPKAAPARPGLLTKLFAKKPAKPGEAFGAPGQGSSLAISVTTVVALFLVWILVTATGMVKPLFLPGPHAIYAKFIEVSTEGFAGSTLWQHTLISLYRVFGAFALACVTAIPIGIMMGVNRVVRGIFDPPIEFYRPLPPLAYLPLVIIWFGIGEFSKVLLIYLAIFAPLAIAARSGVRSVSMEQIHAAYSMGASPRQIIMHVIVKSALPEIFTGMRIGVGVGWTTLVAAEMVASSKGLGFMVLNAAEFLASDVVIMGIIIIGLFAFTFDLLMRYLEKVLVPWKGRV; translated from the coding sequence ATGAACACTTTGCCCAAGGCAGCGCCGGCCCGCCCGGGCCTGCTGACCAAGCTGTTCGCCAAGAAGCCCGCCAAACCGGGCGAGGCGTTCGGCGCGCCCGGCCAGGGCAGCAGCCTGGCCATCAGCGTCACGACGGTAGTGGCGTTGTTCCTGGTCTGGATACTGGTCACCGCGACCGGCATGGTCAAGCCGCTGTTCCTGCCGGGGCCGCATGCGATCTATGCGAAATTCATCGAAGTCTCGACCGAGGGCTTTGCCGGCTCGACACTGTGGCAGCACACGCTGATCAGCCTGTATCGCGTGTTCGGCGCCTTTGCGCTGGCGTGCGTCACGGCCATCCCGATCGGCATCATGATGGGCGTGAACCGCGTCGTGCGCGGCATTTTCGATCCGCCCATCGAGTTCTACCGGCCGTTGCCGCCATTGGCCTACCTGCCGCTGGTCATCATCTGGTTCGGCATCGGCGAGTTCTCCAAGGTGCTGCTGATCTATCTGGCGATCTTCGCGCCGCTGGCGATCGCGGCCCGCTCGGGGGTGCGCTCGGTGTCGATGGAACAGATCCACGCCGCTTATTCGATGGGCGCCTCGCCGCGGCAGATCATCATGCACGTGATCGTCAAGTCGGCCCTGCCGGAGATTTTCACCGGCATGCGCATCGGCGTGGGCGTGGGCTGGACCACCCTGGTGGCCGCGGAAATGGTGGCCTCCAGCAAGGGGCTCGGCTTCATGGTGCTCAACGCGGCCGAGTTCCTGGCCAGCGACGTGGTGATCATGGGCATCATCATCATCGGCCTGTTCGCGTTCACCTTCGATTTGCTGATGCGCTATCTGGAGAAGGTGCTGGTGCCCTGGAAAGGCAGGGTGTAA
- a CDS encoding aminotransferase class III-fold pyridoxal phosphate-dependent enzyme: MNPTSAVVPSKPTPSQAPPGGAAHEPPTPPHGGARRGAWRSLASASGMTLCDGRGHSVLDATAGAFAVPAGHSRESIAAAVGRQLGEWHDSVTHGTSHPMTGELTRRLLALAPDGMERVQFATTPRGSLEQALRACIATHAARGDHQRTIVITGQPTAPGLSLATLRPGTNGRRAQDNGLGAGLLGFVHLPHPRLAENRFVKGQPDHGDALADEFARVVELFGATHIAACVLEPIGTADGLRVPPRNYLETLQALCQEHGILLVFDESSCGMGHTGAAFGALSLGVTPDLMVLGNALTNGTLPLGALLIGECVCQALGDVSGAPLDDSAHLLYPAACTAALAMLDLCEQEALFERAQQLSSAFLDQVFALSDLPVVRDIQGFGLLAGLEIDSGAGISRHGAHAADLQRRLFEAGLNVLARGDSLLLAPAMVMTPDELDQICRTLRSVLTDFS, from the coding sequence ATGAATCCAACCAGTGCTGTCGTGCCGAGCAAGCCGACGCCTAGCCAAGCCCCGCCGGGCGGCGCGGCCCACGAGCCGCCGACCCCGCCCCATGGCGGTGCGCGGCGCGGGGCCTGGCGTTCACTGGCCAGCGCATCCGGCATGACCCTGTGCGACGGCCGCGGACACAGCGTGCTGGACGCCACCGCTGGCGCCTTTGCCGTGCCAGCCGGACATAGCCGGGAATCGATCGCCGCGGCGGTCGGCCGGCAACTGGGCGAATGGCACGACAGCGTGACGCACGGGACGAGTCACCCGATGACCGGCGAGCTGACCCGACGGCTGCTGGCGCTGGCGCCCGACGGCATGGAGCGGGTGCAGTTTGCCACCACCCCGCGCGGCAGTCTCGAGCAAGCGCTGCGCGCATGCATCGCCACCCACGCCGCGCGCGGCGACCATCAGCGCACGATAGTGATCACCGGCCAACCCACGGCCCCCGGCTTGAGCCTGGCAACCCTCAGGCCGGGCACCAACGGCCGGCGCGCGCAAGACAACGGCCTGGGCGCCGGCCTGCTCGGCTTCGTGCATTTGCCGCATCCGCGCCTGGCGGAAAATCGCTTCGTCAAAGGCCAACCCGATCATGGCGATGCGCTGGCCGACGAGTTCGCACGCGTCGTCGAGCTGTTCGGCGCCACGCACATCGCCGCCTGCGTGCTCGAACCCATCGGCACCGCCGACGGCCTTCGGGTGCCGCCGCGCAACTACCTCGAGACGCTGCAAGCGTTGTGTCAAGAGCACGGCATTCTGCTGGTGTTCGACGAGTCCTCGTGCGGCATGGGGCACACGGGCGCCGCGTTCGGCGCGCTCAGCCTGGGCGTGACGCCCGACCTGATGGTGCTGGGCAATGCACTGACCAACGGTACGCTGCCGCTGGGCGCGCTGCTGATCGGCGAGTGCGTTTGCCAGGCGCTGGGCGATGTGTCCGGCGCGCCGCTCGACGACAGTGCTCACCTGCTGTATCCGGCCGCGTGCACGGCCGCGCTGGCGATGCTCGATCTGTGCGAGCAGGAAGCGCTGTTCGAGCGTGCGCAGCAACTGTCGAGCGCTTTTCTCGACCAGGTGTTCGCGCTGAGCGACCTGCCGGTGGTGCGCGACATTCAGGGCTTTGGCCTGCTCGCCGGCCTCGAGATCGACAGCGGCGCAGGCATAAGCCGGCACGGCGCGCACGCCGCCGATTTGCAGCGCCGCCTGTTCGAGGCCGGCCTGAACGTGCTGGCGCGCGGCGATTCCCTGCTGCTGGCGCCGGCCATGGTGATGACGCCGGACGAACTCGATCAGATATGCCGCACGCTGCGCAGCGTCCTGACAGATTTCAGTTGA
- a CDS encoding MFS transporter, which translates to MSSRTGSSLTRGSVLLMAIACGLTVANLYYNQPMLDDIRRDFGLSASQVGLIPMLTQLGYAFGLLTLTPLGDRVDRRRLILGMLAVLTLSLIGAALSPSLAALGAASFLAGVTSTVAQQIVPLAAQLAEPARRGKTVGQVMSGLLIGILAARTLSGVVATAFGWRDMFWIAAAMMVVLALILARRLPHAPPTTDMSYRQLMVSLLHLARRHPALREASLVGGLLFASFSVFWSTLTLWLASPAFGLGADVAGMFGLVGVVGALAAPVSGRLADHGGPRRVLGVGIAIVVASFVTFGWFGASLWGLAAGVILLDLGVQGCQIANQTRIYALDHAAASRLNTVYMTSYFVLGALGSALGSLAWSHFGWLGVSAAGLLLGLGAGLCHWAGRRHVVTATS; encoded by the coding sequence ATGTCTTCTCGTACTGGCAGTTCCCTGACACGCGGCAGCGTCTTGCTCATGGCGATCGCGTGCGGCTTGACCGTCGCCAACCTGTACTACAACCAGCCGATGCTGGACGATATCCGCAGGGACTTCGGCCTGAGTGCGTCGCAAGTCGGCCTGATACCGATGCTCACGCAGCTCGGTTACGCTTTCGGCCTGCTCACTCTCACGCCGCTGGGCGATCGCGTCGATCGCCGCCGGCTGATTCTCGGCATGCTGGCCGTGCTCACGCTGTCGCTGATCGGCGCGGCACTCTCGCCCAGCCTTGCCGCGCTCGGTGCGGCAAGCTTCCTGGCCGGTGTCACCTCGACCGTGGCGCAGCAAATCGTGCCGCTGGCGGCCCAGCTGGCCGAGCCGGCCAGGCGCGGCAAGACCGTCGGGCAGGTCATGAGCGGTTTGCTGATCGGCATTTTGGCGGCCCGCACCTTGAGTGGCGTGGTGGCCACCGCGTTCGGCTGGCGCGATATGTTCTGGATCGCCGCCGCGATGATGGTGGTGCTCGCGCTGATCCTCGCGCGCCGCTTGCCGCACGCGCCGCCTACCACCGATATGTCATACCGGCAGTTGATGGTCTCGCTGCTGCATCTCGCACGCCGGCATCCAGCGCTGCGTGAAGCCTCGCTGGTAGGCGGGCTGCTGTTCGCCTCGTTCAGCGTGTTCTGGTCGACCCTGACGCTATGGCTGGCCAGCCCCGCCTTCGGGCTGGGCGCCGATGTGGCCGGCATGTTCGGCCTGGTCGGTGTGGTCGGTGCGCTGGCCGCGCCAGTCTCCGGCCGGCTGGCCGATCATGGCGGCCCGCGCCGCGTGCTGGGTGTGGGCATTGCCATCGTCGTCGCGTCGTTCGTCACCTTCGGCTGGTTCGGCGCCAGCCTGTGGGGCCTGGCTGCCGGCGTGATCCTGCTCGACCTTGGCGTGCAGGGTTGCCAGATTGCCAATCAGACCCGCATCTACGCGCTCGATCATGCTGCAGCGAGCCGCCTGAATACGGTCTATATGACCAGCTACTTCGTGCTGGGGGCGCTGGGCTCGGCCCTGGGTTCGCTCGCATGGTCGCATTTCGGCTGGCTCGGCGTGTCGGCCGCGGGTCTGCTGCTTGGGCTCGGCGCCGGCCTATGCCACTGGGCCGGGCGGCGGCACGTCGTGACTGCCACGAGTTGA
- the tauA gene encoding taurine ABC transporter substrate-binding protein, producing the protein MARLKHFIRKTFALLITPALAWASLGSLPAHAQDKEITIAYQQIVDPWLVAIANHSFEKATGYKIHWRQFESGAKVATAFASGDVKIGVIGSSPLAAAVTRGVDLQLFWILDNINNAEAMVVRNGSGINKPQDLVGKKLGVPFASTSDYHAMFALQRWGIKPSSVHILNMQPNQIAAAWERGDIDAAYVWDPALSRIKETGKVLITSGELSKAGKPTFDGIAVDRQWGAAHPEFMAKFIKVIADADAAYRDNVKAWTPDSPQVKAIVQMIGGSAKDVPNALALYAFPTMQEQASPDWLGGGEKSRAAFALKDTAAFLKGQHQLDSVKADYSSYVTPAYVDAAMKLK; encoded by the coding sequence GTGGCCCGCTTGAAGCATTTCATTCGCAAAACCTTTGCACTCCTGATAACCCCCGCGCTGGCGTGGGCATCGCTGGGTAGCCTGCCCGCGCATGCCCAGGACAAGGAAATCACTATCGCCTACCAGCAGATCGTCGATCCCTGGCTGGTGGCCATCGCCAACCATAGTTTCGAAAAAGCGACCGGCTACAAGATTCACTGGCGTCAGTTCGAATCGGGCGCGAAGGTGGCCACCGCATTCGCCTCGGGCGACGTCAAGATCGGCGTGATCGGCTCCAGCCCGCTGGCCGCGGCGGTCACTCGCGGCGTGGATCTTCAACTGTTCTGGATTCTCGACAATATCAACAACGCCGAAGCGATGGTGGTGCGCAACGGCTCCGGCATCAACAAGCCGCAGGATCTGGTCGGCAAAAAGCTGGGCGTGCCGTTCGCTTCGACCTCCGACTACCACGCGATGTTCGCGCTGCAGCGCTGGGGCATCAAGCCGTCCAGTGTGCATATCCTGAATATGCAGCCCAACCAGATTGCCGCGGCATGGGAGCGCGGCGACATCGATGCGGCCTATGTGTGGGACCCGGCCCTGTCGCGCATCAAGGAGACCGGCAAGGTGCTGATCACCTCGGGTGAGTTGAGCAAGGCCGGCAAGCCGACCTTCGACGGTATCGCGGTCGATCGCCAATGGGGCGCAGCCCATCCCGAATTCATGGCCAAGTTCATCAAGGTCATCGCCGATGCGGACGCCGCCTACCGCGATAACGTGAAGGCCTGGACGCCGGATTCGCCGCAGGTCAAGGCGATCGTGCAAATGATCGGCGGCAGCGCCAAGGACGTGCCGAACGCACTGGCGCTGTATGCGTTCCCGACCATGCAGGAGCAGGCCTCGCCCGATTGGCTGGGTGGCGGCGAGAAGAGCCGCGCGGCATTCGCGCTCAAGGACACCGCAGCTTTCCTCAAAGGCCAGCATCAGCTCGACAGCGTGAAGGCCGACTACAGCAGTTACGTCACCCCGGCGTACGTCGACGCCGCGATGAAGCTGAAGTAA
- a CDS encoding glycine zipper 2TM domain-containing protein yields MKTTQPLRAMSKLALALACAASLAGCAMNGMSPRQERNTALGAGIGALGGALISGGDAWTTIGGAVAGGVIGNVTTDNRGHYYRRDRY; encoded by the coding sequence ATGAAAACCACACAACCTCTGCGCGCCATGAGCAAGCTCGCCCTGGCGCTTGCCTGTGCGGCCAGCCTCGCGGGTTGCGCAATGAACGGGATGTCGCCGCGCCAGGAGCGCAACACGGCGCTGGGCGCCGGCATCGGTGCGCTGGGCGGCGCGCTGATCTCCGGGGGCGATGCCTGGACGACCATCGGCGGGGCGGTCGCCGGTGGTGTGATCGGTAACGTCACTACCGACAATCGCGGTCACTACTATCGCCGCGATCGCTACTGA
- a CDS encoding sensor histidine kinase — translation MNLTLTQRLSLVFSALLLACCGASAWLQVRANHMHEEEVVQGLSRGLAEHIAHNTELMDASGLKPDALRRLFGQLMVVNPSVEVYLLDSSGRIKGDDAPAGHLRRDRVDLAPVHRFLAGAPLPIFGDDPRSIDGRKVFSAAPLQVGGRDGVAGYIYVVLQGEARDRLAARLAANAVLRTTLWSMGLVALLGLVAGLFAFGLITRPLRRLTERVRRFDADGDVPLPPPAPPLPTPGRRDEIAVLESAFTQMATRIGEQWRTLTRQDQERRDLIANISHDLRTPLGSLHGYLETLSLKADTLGETERRRYLSIALDQSRKVGGLAQSLFELARLEHGFVQPNLENFSLPDLVQDVFEKFGLAAQARQVRLAASLPPQLPAVAADLGMIERVLTNLLDNAIRHTPPGGSVDVALAPREGKVEVTVSDTGPGVPAALREGLFRRPSLGDPRRQGGLGLLIVQRMLQLHHSQIRLIEHAGSGAVFRFDLPAADGRRAR, via the coding sequence ATGAATCTGACGCTCACGCAGCGCCTGTCGCTGGTGTTTTCCGCATTGCTGCTGGCCTGTTGCGGCGCCTCCGCATGGCTGCAGGTGCGGGCAAACCATATGCACGAGGAAGAGGTCGTGCAGGGACTCTCGCGCGGCCTGGCCGAGCATATCGCCCACAACACCGAACTGATGGATGCCAGCGGCCTGAAGCCGGACGCGCTGCGGCGGCTGTTCGGGCAATTGATGGTCGTCAACCCGAGCGTGGAGGTGTATTTGCTCGACAGCAGCGGCCGCATCAAGGGCGACGACGCACCGGCGGGCCACCTCAGGCGCGACCGGGTCGACCTCGCGCCAGTGCACCGGTTTCTGGCCGGCGCACCGCTGCCGATCTTCGGCGACGACCCACGCAGCATCGACGGGCGCAAGGTCTTCAGCGCAGCGCCGCTGCAGGTCGGCGGCCGCGACGGCGTGGCCGGCTATATCTACGTGGTGTTGCAGGGCGAGGCGCGCGACCGGCTGGCGGCGCGTCTGGCCGCGAACGCCGTGCTGCGCACGACGCTATGGTCGATGGGGCTGGTCGCGCTGCTTGGATTGGTGGCCGGCCTCTTCGCGTTCGGCCTGATCACCCGGCCGCTGCGCCGGCTCACCGAGCGGGTGCGCCGGTTCGACGCCGATGGCGACGTGCCGCTGCCGCCGCCCGCACCGCCGCTGCCGACACCCGGGCGGCGCGATGAAATCGCCGTGCTCGAGAGCGCCTTCACGCAAATGGCCACCCGGATCGGCGAGCAATGGCGCACGCTGACGCGACAGGACCAGGAACGGCGCGATCTGATCGCCAACATCTCGCACGATCTGCGGACCCCGCTGGGGTCGCTGCACGGTTACCTGGAAACCCTGTCGCTCAAGGCCGATACGCTTGGCGAGACCGAGCGCCGCCGCTATCTGTCGATAGCGCTGGATCAGAGCCGCAAGGTCGGTGGGCTGGCTCAGTCGCTGTTCGAACTGGCGCGGCTCGAGCACGGTTTCGTGCAGCCGAATCTGGAAAATTTCTCATTGCCCGATCTGGTGCAGGACGTGTTCGAGAAATTTGGGCTGGCGGCACAAGCGCGGCAGGTACGCCTTGCGGCCAGCCTGCCGCCGCAGTTGCCGGCGGTGGCCGCCGACTTGGGCATGATCGAGCGCGTGCTGACCAATCTGCTCGACAACGCGATTCGCCACACACCGCCCGGCGGCTCGGTCGACGTGGCGCTCGCGCCGCGCGAGGGCAAGGTCGAAGTCACCGTCAGCGACACCGGTCCGGGCGTGCCGGCCGCCTTGCGCGAGGGCCTGTTTCGCCGCCCCAGCCTGGGCGATCCGCGCCGGCAGGGCGGGCTGGGGTTGCTCATCGTGCAACGCATGCTGCAACTGCATCACAGCCAGATTCGCCTGATCGAGCATGCCGGCTCTGGAGCGGTGTTCCGCTTCGACCTGCCGGCAGCCGACGGCCGGCGCGCGCGATAA
- a CDS encoding taurine ABC transporter ATP-binding protein, with protein sequence MENMQIKDVSVIYPGRRAGEQVHALANINLDINAGDLVVALGASGCGKTTLLSLMAGFISPSSGELLLGDKRIEGPGSDRGVVFQKHALLPWLNVIENAEFGLKLQGVPKAKRREIAARNLALVGLKDFHQHMIYQLSGGMQQRVGIARALTCNPSMLLMDEPMAALDALTRETIQELLLDVWKETHKMIFFITHSVEEALFLASRLIVMSPRPGRITHMYELDFNQRFLESRDARAVKSSPDFIRMRETVLSIIYGDERAGQAGMVANQAAAEVAHA encoded by the coding sequence ATGGAAAATATGCAAATCAAGGACGTCAGCGTCATCTACCCGGGTCGCCGTGCCGGCGAACAGGTCCATGCGCTGGCCAATATCAATCTGGACATCAATGCGGGCGATCTGGTGGTCGCACTGGGGGCCTCCGGCTGCGGCAAGACCACGCTGCTGAGTCTGATGGCCGGCTTTATTTCACCGTCGAGCGGCGAGCTGCTGCTGGGCGACAAGCGCATCGAGGGCCCCGGCTCCGACCGTGGCGTGGTGTTCCAGAAGCACGCGCTGCTGCCGTGGCTCAATGTCATCGAGAACGCCGAATTCGGGCTCAAGCTGCAGGGCGTGCCCAAGGCAAAGCGGCGCGAGATCGCGGCGCGCAATCTGGCGCTGGTGGGCCTGAAGGACTTTCATCAACACATGATCTACCAGCTCTCGGGCGGCATGCAGCAGCGCGTCGGTATCGCGCGCGCGCTGACCTGCAATCCGTCGATGCTGTTGATGGACGAGCCGATGGCCGCGCTCGACGCGCTCACGCGGGAAACCATTCAAGAGCTGTTGCTCGACGTGTGGAAGGAAACGCACAAGATGATTTTCTTCATCACGCACAGCGTCGAGGAAGCCCTCTTCCTGGCCAGCCGGCTGATCGTGATGTCGCCGCGCCCCGGGCGTATCACGCACATGTATGAGCTGGATTTCAATCAGCGCTTTCTCGAGTCGCGCGACGCGCGCGCGGTCAAATCGAGCCCCGATTTCATCAGGATGCGCGAAACCGTGCTGAGCATCATCTATGGCGACGAACGTGCCGGGCAAGCCGGCATGGTCGCCAATCAGGCCGCCGCGGAGGTCGCTCATGCTTAA
- a CDS encoding response regulator transcription factor, which produces MDQPKRILIVEDDSHIAELMCLHLRDERYEVVHCADGDEGLRRLEQGGWDALILDLMLPGVDGLEICRRARAMTRYTPIIITSARSSEVHRILGLELGADDYLAKPFSVLELVARVKALLRRVDALAQNMRLDAGSLMLGGLSIDPLTREAAVDGKRIELTPREFDLLYFFVRHPGKVFSRMDLLNAVWGYQHDGYEHTVNTHINRLRAKIEADPAQPCRIQTVWGYGYKFVPEADAS; this is translated from the coding sequence ATGGACCAGCCCAAACGCATACTGATCGTCGAAGACGATAGCCACATCGCCGAGCTGATGTGTCTGCATCTGCGCGACGAACGCTACGAAGTCGTGCACTGCGCCGACGGCGACGAGGGCCTGCGGCGGCTTGAACAGGGCGGCTGGGACGCGTTGATCCTCGACCTGATGCTGCCTGGCGTCGACGGCCTGGAGATCTGCCGGCGCGCCCGCGCGATGACGCGCTACACGCCGATCATCATCACCAGCGCACGTTCGAGCGAAGTGCATCGCATCCTCGGTTTGGAGCTGGGCGCCGACGATTACCTGGCCAAGCCGTTCTCGGTGCTCGAACTGGTGGCGCGCGTCAAGGCGCTGCTGCGGCGCGTCGACGCGCTGGCCCAGAACATGCGGCTCGACGCCGGCAGCCTGATGCTGGGCGGGCTGTCGATCGATCCGCTCACGCGCGAGGCCGCCGTCGACGGCAAGCGCATCGAATTGACGCCGCGCGAGTTCGACCTGCTGTATTTCTTCGTCCGCCATCCAGGCAAGGTGTTCTCGCGCATGGATCTGCTCAATGCCGTATGGGGCTATCAGCACGACGGCTACGAGCATACCGTCAACACCCATATCAATCGCCTGCGCGCCAAGATCGAGGCCGATCCGGCCCAGCCGTGCCGTATCCAGACGGTGTGGGGCTACGGCTACAAATTCGTGCCGGAGGCCGACGCATCATGA
- a CDS encoding EF-hand domain-containing protein — translation MKKSLVGAFIATSATFLGLASPVSFAQTGMPQPPAAQQPASPAPDFNDARDQHTALKWYLQRTFDAVDTNHDGVIDRKEWAAFQEKNLARRRAAFERHFKADDKNGDGTLSRAEVQASEPWLAPHFDQADLNHDGQLSQEEVRAYIRRLRHAAYALDNPPSKP, via the coding sequence ATGAAGAAATCACTCGTCGGCGCTTTTATCGCCACCTCGGCCACCTTTCTCGGTCTGGCCAGCCCGGTATCCTTCGCGCAAACCGGCATGCCGCAGCCCCCGGCAGCCCAGCAGCCGGCCTCCCCCGCGCCGGACTTCAACGACGCGCGCGATCAACACACCGCGCTCAAATGGTATCTGCAGCGCACCTTCGATGCAGTCGACACCAACCATGACGGCGTGATCGACCGCAAGGAGTGGGCCGCCTTCCAGGAAAAGAATCTGGCGCGGCGCCGCGCCGCCTTCGAGCGGCACTTCAAGGCCGACGACAAAAACGGCGACGGCACCTTGAGCCGCGCCGAGGTACAGGCCTCGGAACCGTGGCTGGCGCCGCATTTCGATCAAGCCGATCTGAATCATGACGGCCAGTTGTCGCAGGAGGAAGTGCGGGCCTACATCCGCAGGCTGCGCCACGCGGCGTACGCGCTCGATAATCCCCCGTCCAAGCCGTAG